The Brassica napus cultivar Da-Ae chromosome C1, Da-Ae, whole genome shotgun sequence DNA segment ACGACATGAAGCTAAACCCAGCTAAGTGTACCTTCGGAGTACCTTCCGGCGAATTCCTAGGTTACCTCGTAACCGAAAGAGGCATCGAAGCCAACCCGAAACAAATAGCGACATTCCTGGAAATGCCATCACCTAAAACGACCAGAGAGGTACAAAGATTGACCGGACGGATCGCAGCACTAAATCGATTCATCTCCAGGTCCACCGATAAATGCCTTCCATTCTATAAACTtctgaaaaataataagaagttCTTATGGGATGAAAAGTGCGAAGAAGCCTTCAAACAGCTGAAGGCTTACCTCTCGGAACCTCCGATACTATCCAAACCTGTAGTAGGAGAACCACTGTACCTGTACCTCGCCGTGTCGGCAGCTGCAGTCAGCGGAGtgctagtacgagaggaacaaaACGAACAGAGACCTGTCTATTATACTAGCAAAAGCTTAATAGACGCCGAGACGAGATATCCCACCATGGAAAAACTAGCCCTAGCAGTCGTGACAGCCGCCAGGAAGCTGCGACCTTATTTCCAATCGCACTCGATCATCGTAATGACCTCACAACCATTACGgacgattctgcatagcccTAGCCAATCCGGACGATTAGCAAAATGGGCTATAGAGCTCAGCGAGTACGACATCGAGTACAGACCCCGAGCAGCAGCAAAAGCTCAGGTCCTCGCCGATTTCGTTATTGAGCTAGCATCCGGACATCTAGACCAGGAAACAGAGGCTCCGAAATGGAGCCTATACGTGGACGGAGCCTCGTCAAGGCAAGGCTCCGGTGTCGGTTTAAGACTAACCTCCTCAGCCGGAGAAACCATCGAACAATCCTATAGACTTGGATTTAACGCTTCCAACAACGAGGCCGAGTACGAAGCACTAATCGCTGGATTAAAGCTCGCCCTGAGCCTCGGAATTCGGGAGCTAAACGCCTACAGCGACTCGCAGCTGGTAGCTAGCCAGTTTCACGGGGAATACGAAACAAGGGACGAAAGAATGGGGGCATACCTCGAGGTCGTCCTAAACCTCACAAAGCAGTTTGACAAGTTCGAGCTAACGAGGATCCCACGAGGGGAGAACTCCTCAGCAGACGCGCTCGCCGCATTAGCTTCCACATCCGACCCTCTCGTAAAACGAATTATACCCGTGGAAGGAATCGAGAAGCCAAGTATCGACATAGCTACCAAGGCTGAGATGGATAGCAAAccaaaggaaaaaatagaggatAACAGCCTCCCGACGGTAGCTACCCAAGTTTTCACGACATTCTGGTTCCCGAAAACTAGAACACGCAGCTTCAGAAAGCACACCTCCAGGAAAGCAACCCAGAACCCGGAAAACAACGACAAAAGTGAAGGTACTCACCGAAGTTCAGACTCCCTAGAGCCTAACTCTACGAGTACCTCCGGGGGCACCATCCAGACCTCGGAGCCACTTGTCTATAAAGTCCAAACAAGAAGCCGCACCGCTCTTAAAAACGCATCTAGGAACGCTACACAAACCACAGGGGATAACGAGGAAATTGGAGATATTCCTCAGAACCCAGAACCTACTCCAACAAATATCTCCGGGGGCACCACGGCACCAGGTCCCGAACAGGAATCTCCCTCCtctcttcacaacaaagttgtaGGAAGAGAAGACTGGAGAATACCGATCATGGATTACATCCTAGAGGGAAAAATTCCACCCAACAAGTGGGAGGCTCGAAAACTCAAAGCTTTAGCAGCAAGATACTGTATAATCGAGTCAGCCCTCCACAAACGAAGTGTCTCCGGACCTTACCTAAAATGCGTTCACGGCCTAGTAGCTATGAAACTCATGAAGGAAATGCACGACGGTTCCTGTGGAAACCATTCCGGAGGCAGAGCCTTAGCCATCCGAATAAAAAGGCAAGGCTACTTCTGGCCTACCATTATCGCAGATTGTGAGGTCTACTCCTCATCGTGCgacaaatgccaaaggcatgcaccGATCATACACCAACCAGCGGAAAAGCTGTCTAACATATCAGCTCCCTACCCATTCATGAGGTGGTCTATGGACATTATAGGTCCATTAGTACCTTCAGGGAAAGGAAAGAAGTTACTAAACCTCCTGG contains these protein-coding regions:
- the LOC125580199 gene encoding uncharacterized protein LOC125580199, with product MQRNIRGPPKNLTEKVSIDDSNPEKQVSIGSELPLETKKELVEFLKQNIKTFAWTTSDMKGIDANVTTHKLNVDPTFKPIKQKRRKLGLEKAQAVNDEVDRLTKAGSIREVQYPDWLANPVVVKKKNGKWRICVDFTDLNKACPKDSFPLPHIDRLVEATAGHQLLSFMDAFSGYNQIMMDPEDQEKTAFITERGTYCYKVMPFGLKNAGATYQRLVNKMFAGQLGKTMEVYIDDMLVKSSKGEDHISHLRECFEILNKYDMKLNPAKCTFGVPSGEFLGYLVTERGIEANPKQIATFLEMPSPKTTREVQRLTGRIAALNRFISRSTDKCLPFYKLLKNNKKFLWDEKCEEAFKQLKAYLSEPPILSKPVVGEPLYLYLAVSAAAVSGVLVREEQNEQRPVYYTSKSLIDAETRYPTMEKLALAVVTAARKLRPYFQSHSIIVMTSQPLRTILHSPSQSGRLAKWAIELSEYDIEYRPRAAAKAQVLADFVIELASGHLDQETEAPKWSLYVDGASSRQGSGVGLRLTSSAGETIEQSYRLGFNASNNEAEYEALIAGLKLALSLGIRELNAYSDSQLVASQFHGEYETRDERMGAYLEVVLNLTKQFDKFELTRIPRGENSSADALAALASTSDPLVKRIIPVEGIEKPSIDIATKAEMDSKPKEKIEDNSLPTVATQVFTTFWFPKTRTRSFRKHTSRKATQNPENNDKSEGTHRSSDSLEPNSTSTSGGTIQTSEPLVYKVQTRSRTALKNASRNATQTTGDNEEIGDIPQNPEPTPTNISGGTTAPGPEQESPSSLHNKVVGREDWRIPIMDYILEGKIPPNKWEARKLKALAARYCIIESALHKRSVSGPYLKCVHGLVAMKLMKEMHDGSCGNHSGGRALAIRIKRQGYFWPTIIADCEVYSSSCDKCQRHAPIIHQPAEKLSNISAPYPFMRWSMDIIGPLVPSGKGKKLLNLLVLTDYFTKWIEAEAFQQINRFEVEGFVWKNIVCRHGVPYEIVTDNGGQFISHDFKSFCDKWNIRLTFSSPRRPQGNGQAEAANKSVLANLKKRLGAQKELWSEKLPEVLWACRTTPRKATEETPFSLAYGMEAVVPAETTAGSLRRELCTSNPAANNQLLMDSLDLIEERRDQALLRIQNYQQAMARHYNSKVRPRQFAVGDLVLRKVFEGTKEPGAGKLGTNWEGPYRIIHIVRPGVYKLQKVRTGVPEIRSWNATNLKRYYH